A window of Amycolatopsis tolypomycina genomic DNA:
ACGGCGATGCTGCGGCTGCACGCGGGCGACCGCCTGCTGGACATCGGCTGCGGCAACGGTGAGCCCGCCATCCGGATGGCCGTGGCCAACGACGTCATGGTCACCGGCATCTCCATCAGCGAGAAGCAGGTGGAGCGGGCGAACGACCGCGCCTACAAGGCCGACGTCGACGACCGGGTCGTCTTCGAGTACGCCGACGCGATGGAGCTGCCGTACGAGGACGGCTCGTTCGACGTCGTCTGGGCGCTGGAGTCGCTGCACCACATGCCGGACCGCTGGCACGTGATCCGCCAGGCGGCCCGGGTGCTGCGGCCGGGCGGGCGCCTGGCGCTCGGCGACTTCCTGCTCGTGCCGAGCCCCGCCGGGCTGGCAGCCGACGCCGAGCGCGTCCGCGAGGTCGGCAAGGGCGTGGTGTCGGTCGTCTCGCTCGACGAGTACCACGCCCACCTGCGCGAAGCCGGCCTCGAGCCGGAGCACGGCGAAGACGTCAGCACCTACACCCGGCCGTCGTGGACCAAGGCGGCGGAGCGGTTCGAACAGCTGCGGGAACAGGCCCTGCAGCACATCGAGGCCGCACAGTTCGAGGTCACGCTCGGCCGGTTCCGCGCGTTCAGCGAGGAACCGTCGCTGGGCTACGTCCTGCTGACCGCGCGCAAGCCCGACTGAGGGAAGCCCGAAACCATGCCCGAAACCACGCAGATGACCGAAGAGAACCTCCGCGGCCTGTTCGGCCGGATGACGGGGGACGAGAAGCACGGCTGGGCCGCGGCGTCGACGCTGCACGCGATCTGGGTGCTCTACGAGCGCGTGCTCAACGTGTCGCCGTCGACCATCGACGACCCCGGCCGCGACCGGTTCTACCTCTCCAAGGGCCACGGTCCGATGGCCTACTACGCGGTGCTCGCCGCCAAGGGCTTCATCGAGCCGGAGACGCTGGACACCTGGCGGCAGTGGGGTTCGCCGCTCGGCATGCACCCGGACCGCACCCTGGCCCCCGGCGTGGAGATCAGCGCCGGCTCGCTCGGCCACGGGCTCCCGCTCGGCGTCGGCACCGCGCTCGCGCTGCGGGCACAGGGCCGCGACGCCCGGGTCTTCGTCCTGATGGGCGACGGCGAGTTCGACGAGGGCAGCAACCACGAGACGATGGCCATCGCCGGCCGGCTCGGGCTCGACCGCCTCACCGCGATCGTCATCGACAACAAGACCGCCAGCCTCGGCTGGCCGGGCGGCATCGCCGGACGCTTCGAGCAGGAGGGCTGGGCCGCGACCACGGTCGACGGCCGTGACCACGACGAGCTGGAGAAGGCGCTGACCGGGGAGACCGACGGGCGGCCGCGGGCCGTCGTCGCGGAGATCCTCCCGCTCGAGGAAGGGAGCACCGCATGACCGCCCAGGTGACCAGGAAGCAGATGCGGACGGTCTTCGCCGAATCGGTGATCGAGTCCCTCGCCGCGGACCCGCGGGTGGTCATGCTGACCGCCGACATCTCGTCGTGGTTCTTCTGGGACGTCAAGAAGGAGTTCCCGGACCGCGTCCACAACTTCGGCATCCGCGAGCAGGCGATGATCGACATCGCCGGCGGCTTCGCGCTCGCCGGCCAGCGGCCGGTGGTGCACACGTACGCGCCGTTCCTGGTCGAGCGGCCGTTCGAGCAGCTCAAGATCGGCCTCGGCCACCAGGACGTCGGCGCGGTGCTGGTCAGCGTGGGCGCCTCCTACGACGACCCGTCGTGGGGCCGCACGCACCAGGCACCCGGCGACGTGGCCCTGCTGGACACGCTGCCGGGCTGGACGGTGCACGTCCCGGGCCACGAGGACGAGGTGGCGCCCTTGCTGGCGGCGGCGATCGCCGGTGACAACCGCGTCTACGTCCGGCTGTCCGAGCGCGCGAACAGCGAATCCGTGCCGGTGTCGTCCGGGTTCACGGTGCTGCGCCAGGGCCGCGCGGGCGTGGTCGTCGCGGTCGGCCCGGTCCTGGACCAGGTCCTGGCGGCCACGGCGACGACGGACGTGACCGTGCTGTACGCGT
This region includes:
- a CDS encoding 27-O-demethylrifamycin SV methyltransferase, giving the protein MTKPTPNEIGKGYDAFADLLDQLWGENLHHGYWDDESATLEEATTRLTDKLTAMLRLHAGDRLLDIGCGNGEPAIRMAVANDVMVTGISISEKQVERANDRAYKADVDDRVVFEYADAMELPYEDGSFDVVWALESLHHMPDRWHVIRQAARVLRPGGRLALGDFLLVPSPAGLAADAERVREVGKGVVSVVSLDEYHAHLREAGLEPEHGEDVSTYTRPSWTKAAERFEQLREQALQHIEAAQFEVTLGRFRAFSEEPSLGYVLLTARKPD
- a CDS encoding thiamine pyrophosphate-dependent enzyme, whose translation is MPETTQMTEENLRGLFGRMTGDEKHGWAAASTLHAIWVLYERVLNVSPSTIDDPGRDRFYLSKGHGPMAYYAVLAAKGFIEPETLDTWRQWGSPLGMHPDRTLAPGVEISAGSLGHGLPLGVGTALALRAQGRDARVFVLMGDGEFDEGSNHETMAIAGRLGLDRLTAIVIDNKTASLGWPGGIAGRFEQEGWAATTVDGRDHDELEKALTGETDGRPRAVVAEILPLEEGSTA
- a CDS encoding transketolase family protein — its product is MTAQVTRKQMRTVFAESVIESLAADPRVVMLTADISSWFFWDVKKEFPDRVHNFGIREQAMIDIAGGFALAGQRPVVHTYAPFLVERPFEQLKIGLGHQDVGAVLVSVGASYDDPSWGRTHQAPGDVALLDTLPGWTVHVPGHEDEVAPLLAAAIAGDNRVYVRLSERANSESVPVSSGFTVLRQGRAGVVVAVGPVLDQVLAATATTDVTVLYASTIRPFDHAGLRAAVGAAAPNVVLVEPYLRGTSAFEVTEALADVPHRLRSFGTWRDREARVYGTAEEHDRLFGVDAESLADSIARFVA